From Butyricimonas paravirosa, one genomic window encodes:
- a CDS encoding TlpA family protein disulfide reductase, translated as MKKLILLSIILLGTFAVNAQVIKGKFNDYQGETIKINIGGCDREALKIGSDGSFVFNPVIRYEGQKFTINMPDETRIPVLVGKGEEVRLEVSKDKDGNTIAKFAGDRTDINTYLFVHANQLSGLKGARGQKFTTFKEYSANLDRLDKKLDQLLNKIKGDQDLVEEYRVEKNVDIISAKIGFGRGDEKLTLTDADYIKFMKSMDVNDSITFRKDPRKASLGYTGVVERRISWEARNRATAQDDPAKSFIRKLLILDELVSNQEIKNSVSHYYAIMFYMGGGNAHAREFVETFNKINTDPEHLAFVKARPLPSKDNNLEAGSVAKDFEMRDRDGNLVKLSDFKGKLVYMDIWATWCGPCVEEIPNMEKLYQHYKDDPRVLLVSVSVDSKKNLWEKKLDEDKPQWPQYIVDGALKDKLYNEYIITGIPRFMMFDSEGRIITINAMRPSNGKLIPFIEEQLSKPKEIKGPGGMKMIKLK; from the coding sequence ATGAAAAAACTAATTTTATTAAGCATTATATTGCTTGGAACGTTCGCCGTGAATGCACAGGTGATTAAAGGAAAATTTAATGATTATCAGGGCGAAACGATAAAAATTAATATTGGAGGTTGTGATCGGGAGGCCCTTAAAATAGGAAGTGACGGATCGTTTGTATTTAATCCGGTGATCAGGTATGAAGGACAAAAGTTTACTATAAATATGCCTGATGAAACCCGGATTCCCGTGTTAGTAGGTAAAGGGGAAGAAGTCCGGTTGGAAGTATCAAAAGATAAGGATGGAAATACAATAGCAAAATTTGCAGGGGATAGGACGGATATTAATACCTATTTATTTGTTCATGCGAATCAGTTATCTGGATTGAAAGGAGCTAGAGGACAGAAATTTACCACGTTTAAAGAGTATTCGGCAAATTTGGATCGTTTGGATAAAAAATTGGATCAATTATTGAATAAAATTAAGGGAGATCAGGATCTTGTCGAGGAGTATCGGGTGGAAAAGAATGTGGATATTATTTCGGCTAAAATTGGATTTGGAAGGGGTGACGAAAAACTGACTCTTACGGACGCTGACTACATAAAATTTATGAAGTCAATGGATGTGAATGATAGTATCACTTTTAGAAAAGATCCTCGCAAAGCCTCATTAGGTTATACGGGAGTGGTGGAAAGGCGAATATCTTGGGAGGCAAGAAACAGGGCTACCGCTCAAGATGATCCAGCTAAATCATTTATTAGAAAATTATTGATCCTTGATGAACTAGTAAGTAATCAAGAGATTAAAAATAGTGTTTCTCACTATTATGCCATTATGTTTTATATGGGAGGGGGAAATGCTCATGCGAGAGAGTTCGTTGAAACTTTTAATAAAATAAATACAGACCCGGAACATCTTGCTTTTGTGAAAGCACGACCATTACCATCAAAGGATAATAATCTTGAGGCCGGATCGGTAGCTAAGGATTTTGAAATGCGTGATCGTGATGGTAATCTGGTGAAACTCTCAGATTTTAAGGGAAAACTTGTTTATATGGATATTTGGGCAACATGGTGTGGACCGTGTGTGGAAGAGATTCCTAACATGGAAAAATTATACCAACATTATAAAGATGATCCGCGGGTTCTATTGGTGAGTGTATCAGTGGATAGTAAAAAGAACCTTTGGGAGAAAAAATTAGATGAAGACAAACCCCAATGGCCGCAATATATAGTTGATGGAGCTTTAAAGGATAAATTGTACAATGAATACATAATAACCGGAATACCTCGTTTTATGATGTTTGATAGTGAGGGTAGAATTATCACAATCAATGCGATGAGACCTTCTAACGGTAAACTGATTCCGTTTATAGAGGAACAATTGTCCAAACCGAAAGAGATAAAAGGTCCCGGTGGTATGAAAATGATTAAACTGAAGTAA
- a CDS encoding RNA polymerase sigma factor, which translates to MDETNILLERLKANDETAYQELFEIYFKQLHHFAERMVFDTEVAHDLVQDVFISLYENSKKLSARSNLSGWLFVSVRNSCLKYLRDRKVEDRRNVLYAEAMLNSESMEWIDDEELLEKIYLAIEHLSGKCRQIAKMRLIKEMKYSEIASELSISENTAKVQVHRAILKIKEQLAADSAFFILISAYLEFFQE; encoded by the coding sequence ATGGATGAAACTAATATTCTGCTAGAAAGATTAAAGGCTAATGATGAGACGGCTTATCAAGAGTTGTTTGAAATTTATTTCAAACAGTTACATCATTTTGCCGAGCGAATGGTATTTGATACCGAGGTTGCTCACGATCTAGTACAGGATGTATTCATCAGTTTATATGAAAATAGCAAGAAATTATCTGCCCGGAGTAACCTTTCAGGTTGGTTATTTGTATCTGTCCGTAATTCATGTTTGAAATATTTGCGAGATCGGAAAGTTGAAGATCGTCGAAATGTTCTCTATGCAGAGGCGATGTTGAATTCCGAATCCATGGAATGGATTGATGATGAAGAGTTATTAGAAAAGATTTATCTTGCGATAGAACATTTATCGGGTAAATGTCGTCAGATAGCTAAAATGCGATTGATCAAAGAAATGAAATATAGCGAAATTGCGTCGGAGCTTTCAATTTCTGAAAATACAGCTAAAGTGCAAGTACATAGGGCAATATTAAAGATAAAAGAACAATTGGCTGCTGATTCTGCTTTCTTTATTTTGATTAGTGCATACTTAGAATTTTTCCAAGAGTAG
- a CDS encoding RagB/SusD family nutrient uptake outer membrane protein, with amino-acid sequence MKCNHVYHGLATILSVVLLLGGCKDFLDVKPKGKDIPETIEHYNGMFNSTNLTSVTYSQVTELGTKLGVSTLYNIFMGDELTATQTSVSELDFKMNQAYQWEGKIFGEEDDVCEWATMYQQIYTFNVIINNVMDASGGTNKRKLELQAEARVNRAFRYLILAQYFGKPYNESTANSDLCVPLVVEDDMNLKNLKRSTVQEVYDFIIKELEESCPDLVESTNHPLRIYQCAGWFFLGRAYWVKGDYENARIALEKALKSSEINTTGITLWDYNQMLSEWGYNSAKPYAWTSGFPANNTGANKEVVYNYQYSISSISSATGQPKLFIKEKYMDLYGQDDLRRNFFSNKTRTGAAMEGYRRLPCRTVFNLGVEMPDLYLMLVECQARSMDQALQNEARINLEEFRRHRMSQEAAVIPADITSQEKLIRFVVEERLREYMMTGIRWFDMRRLWNDPLFQDWKAEYTHTDGESTYALTEDRLVYQIPPKILVFNNDWQNNK; translated from the coding sequence ATGAAATGTAATCATGTATATCACGGATTGGCAACTATATTAAGTGTTGTCTTGTTGCTTGGAGGTTGTAAGGATTTCCTTGATGTAAAACCTAAAGGAAAGGATATTCCCGAAACAATTGAACACTATAACGGAATGTTCAATAGTACAAATCTGACTTCTGTAACCTATTCTCAAGTAACGGAACTCGGGACGAAATTAGGTGTGAGTACCCTGTATAATATTTTTATGGGGGATGAACTTACGGCGACACAAACTTCGGTTTCTGAACTTGATTTCAAGATGAATCAGGCATATCAGTGGGAGGGGAAAATTTTCGGTGAAGAGGATGATGTTTGTGAATGGGCAACAATGTACCAGCAAATCTACACGTTCAATGTTATCATTAATAATGTGATGGATGCATCGGGTGGGACGAATAAACGAAAGCTGGAACTTCAAGCTGAAGCACGGGTAAATAGGGCTTTTAGATATCTGATTCTTGCCCAGTATTTTGGAAAACCATATAATGAATCAACGGCGAATTCGGATTTATGTGTTCCCCTTGTTGTTGAGGATGATATGAATTTGAAAAATCTGAAACGGAGTACAGTTCAGGAAGTTTATGATTTCATCATTAAAGAATTGGAAGAATCCTGTCCCGATTTAGTGGAATCAACGAATCATCCGTTACGAATTTATCAATGTGCAGGATGGTTTTTCTTGGGTAGGGCTTACTGGGTTAAAGGAGATTATGAGAATGCAAGAATTGCCTTGGAGAAAGCACTTAAATCTTCTGAAATAAACACCACGGGTATCACTCTGTGGGATTATAATCAAATGTTGAGTGAATGGGGATATAATTCCGCTAAGCCATATGCGTGGACTTCTGGCTTCCCGGCTAATAATACGGGAGCCAATAAAGAGGTTGTTTACAACTATCAGTATTCAATCTCTTCTATTTCCAGTGCAACGGGCCAACCTAAATTATTTATAAAGGAAAAATACATGGATCTGTACGGGCAAGATGATCTTCGAAGAAACTTTTTTTCGAATAAAACGAGGACCGGGGCCGCTATGGAGGGATATAGAAGATTACCTTGCAGGACAGTCTTTAATTTAGGGGTTGAAATGCCAGACCTATATTTAATGCTAGTAGAGTGTCAGGCTCGTTCTATGGATCAGGCTTTGCAGAATGAGGCCCGGATAAATCTTGAAGAATTCCGGCGTCATAGAATGTCTCAAGAGGCTGCGGTAATTCCTGCCGATATAACTTCTCAGGAAAAACTAATCCGCTTTGTCGTGGAAGAACGGTTACGGGAATATATGATGACCGGAATACGTTGGTTTGATATGAGAAGATTATGGAATGATCCGCTTTTTCAAGATTGGAAGGCTGAATATACACATACAGATGGGGAAAGTACTTATGCGCTGACAGAAGATCGGCTTGTTTATCAAATTCCACCGAAAATACTTGTATTTAATAATGATTGGCAAAATAATAAATAA
- the uvrC gene encoding excinuclease ABC subunit UvrC, with the protein MAEDEFGLKEKVSKLPTTPGVYQFFDANGVIIYIGKAKNLKNRVSSYFVKTNQTSKTMVLVRKIRDLKYIVVNTEEDALLLENNLIKKYKPRYNILLKDDKTYPWICITKEAFPRVFTTRKFIRNGSEYFGPYTSAKYANTLISLIKSLYKLRTCNLSLNKSAVYSGKYKVCLEYHIGNCMGPCVGYVQEEEYMEYIAQIRNILKGNISSVIDFMTRKMKEYTISLQFEKAQEMKEAIEALKTHQTKSTIVSTSINDIDVFSYLEDEKYAYVNYLRIVHGAVNQVHTIELEKKLDESKESLLSFAIFEIRQLVNSRSREVLVPFYPDVLMEGMNYAIPQRGEKKQLLELSERNVKFFKMDRERQRGLRRQDSKLDLLNTIKNDLKLPRLPHRMECFDNSNIQGTNPVASCVVFIDGKPAKREYRRFHVKTVIGANDFASMEEILYRRYHRVLEEGGELPDLIVVDGGKGQLSSAVATLRKLDLLERVPIIGLAKQMEEIYYPGDKDPYLLAKTSVALKTLMHIRDEAHRFGITFHRKLREKKQTISVLSEIKGIGEKTEVSLLQYFKSVNAIKEASREELAKAIGPAKGNIVYDYFHSAVS; encoded by the coding sequence ATGGCAGAAGATGAATTTGGATTGAAAGAGAAAGTCAGTAAATTACCTACGACTCCAGGAGTGTATCAATTTTTTGATGCAAATGGAGTAATTATATATATAGGTAAAGCTAAGAATCTGAAAAACAGGGTTTCATCTTATTTTGTGAAGACAAATCAGACCTCTAAAACAATGGTTTTGGTCCGTAAAATACGGGATTTGAAGTACATTGTGGTTAATACAGAGGAAGATGCGCTATTACTAGAGAATAATTTGATAAAAAAATACAAACCCCGGTATAATATTCTGTTGAAAGATGATAAAACGTACCCTTGGATTTGTATTACAAAAGAGGCTTTTCCACGAGTTTTTACTACTCGGAAATTTATCCGGAATGGTTCAGAGTATTTTGGGCCTTATACTTCGGCTAAATATGCTAACACCTTGATTTCCTTGATAAAATCACTGTATAAATTGAGAACTTGTAATTTATCTCTCAATAAATCAGCTGTTTATAGTGGAAAGTATAAAGTATGCCTGGAATATCACATCGGAAATTGTATGGGGCCTTGCGTTGGGTACGTGCAGGAAGAGGAATACATGGAGTATATTGCACAAATCCGGAATATTTTGAAAGGAAATATTTCTTCCGTGATCGATTTTATGACTCGAAAAATGAAGGAATATACTATTTCTCTTCAATTCGAAAAGGCACAGGAAATGAAGGAGGCCATAGAAGCATTGAAAACTCATCAAACAAAATCCACGATAGTAAGTACCTCAATAAACGATATAGATGTATTTTCTTACTTGGAAGATGAAAAATATGCCTATGTGAATTACTTGAGAATTGTTCATGGAGCTGTGAATCAAGTGCATACTATTGAATTAGAGAAAAAATTGGATGAATCGAAAGAGTCTTTGCTTTCTTTTGCCATTTTTGAGATCCGCCAATTGGTAAATAGTCGCTCTAGGGAGGTTCTAGTACCTTTCTACCCGGATGTTTTGATGGAAGGAATGAACTATGCTATCCCGCAAAGAGGGGAGAAAAAACAACTATTGGAGTTATCTGAACGGAATGTGAAATTCTTTAAAATGGATCGGGAGAGGCAGCGGGGATTACGGCGGCAGGATAGTAAATTAGATCTACTAAATACGATAAAAAATGATCTGAAATTACCTCGATTACCTCACCGGATGGAATGTTTCGATAACTCTAATATACAAGGAACCAATCCTGTAGCCTCTTGTGTCGTTTTTATTGACGGTAAACCGGCAAAGCGGGAATACAGACGTTTCCACGTGAAAACTGTTATTGGGGCAAATGATTTCGCTTCGATGGAAGAGATATTGTACCGTCGCTATCACCGGGTACTTGAAGAGGGTGGGGAGTTGCCTGATTTGATTGTGGTGGATGGTGGAAAGGGGCAATTAAGTTCAGCCGTGGCCACATTACGTAAATTGGATTTGTTGGAAAGAGTACCTATCATCGGTTTGGCCAAACAAATGGAAGAAATATATTATCCCGGAGATAAAGATCCTTATTTGTTAGCGAAAACTTCCGTGGCTTTAAAGACATTAATGCACATCCGGGACGAGGCTCACCGTTTTGGTATCACTTTTCATCGTAAATTACGAGAGAAAAAACAGACAATCAGTGTATTAAGTGAAATTAAAGGTATAGGTGAGAAAACAGAAGTATCTTTATTACAATATTTTAAATCTGTAAATGCTATAAAAGAGGCATCTCGTGAAGAGTTAGCAAAAGCCATAGGTCCGGCTAAAGGAAATATCGTGTATGATTATTTTCATTCTGCTGTTTCTTAA
- a CDS encoding FecR family protein, whose translation MDSIDWIIINKSLDGSLNDQESEILSEWLAESAEHRALYQKIKAYDSYSLSDEKFEQWRSECTDVLSRLKQHRNRRFIRRKILVSTSVAAVFALVALFTLFLNHPEPGSVNLNESGEHSKVQLQLANGNWLDLDTIKENRLTGMNHVNVSSSDKTLTYQRADSLQQMEYNILKTERGGEWNVTLEDGTRVYLNSSSTLKYPVSFTGESRQVFLEGEAYFEVTHNPNKPFIVKTNDMNILVRGTSFNINAYPDYKIVRTTLVNGKIDVECSGNTHTILPGQQIVFEKETRSVKIQEVDTELYTSWKNGFYKFNETRLEDILTMLSLWYDVDVIYADESVKDLCFTSSGKMARYDNLMNLLKKFEYTNNVTFELNGKKLTVRKK comes from the coding sequence ATGGACTCGATAGATTGGATTATTATTAATAAAAGTCTTGATGGATCATTAAATGATCAGGAATCGGAAATACTATCAGAATGGTTAGCCGAGTCGGCTGAGCATCGTGCATTATATCAGAAAATAAAAGCATATGATTCGTATTCACTCAGTGATGAGAAATTTGAACAATGGAGGTCAGAATGTACAGATGTACTATCCCGATTAAAACAGCATCGGAATAGGAGATTCATTCGTCGGAAAATTCTTGTATCAACTTCGGTGGCGGCTGTTTTTGCTCTTGTTGCCTTATTTACCTTGTTTTTAAATCATCCGGAGCCGGGATCTGTAAACTTGAATGAAAGTGGCGAACATTCGAAAGTTCAACTACAACTTGCAAATGGTAACTGGCTAGATCTGGATACGATTAAAGAGAATCGTTTGACGGGAATGAATCATGTCAATGTTTCGTCCAGTGACAAAACATTGACATATCAACGTGCTGATAGCTTGCAGCAAATGGAGTATAATATATTGAAAACGGAAAGGGGAGGAGAATGGAACGTGACGCTTGAAGATGGAACTCGGGTTTATTTAAATTCTTCGTCAACATTGAAATACCCTGTTTCGTTTACAGGTGAAAGTCGGCAAGTATTTCTTGAAGGAGAGGCCTATTTTGAAGTAACGCATAATCCGAATAAACCATTCATTGTTAAAACAAATGATATGAATATTTTAGTTCGGGGAACCTCTTTCAATATAAATGCCTATCCGGATTATAAAATTGTCAGGACGACACTTGTTAATGGAAAAATTGACGTGGAATGTTCCGGTAATACCCATACGATTCTCCCGGGTCAACAAATTGTTTTTGAGAAAGAGACGAGATCAGTAAAGATACAGGAAGTTGACACTGAATTATATACATCCTGGAAAAATGGTTTTTATAAATTCAATGAAACGAGACTTGAAGATATATTAACGATGCTGTCATTGTGGTATGATGTGGACGTGATCTATGCAGATGAATCAGTTAAAGACTTGTGTTTCACGAGTTCAGGCAAGATGGCTCGTTACGACAATCTCATGAATCTGCTTAAAAAATTCGAATATACCAATAATGTTACATTTGAACTGAATGGTAAGAAATTAACCGTCAGGAAAAAATAA
- a CDS encoding SusC/RagA family TonB-linked outer membrane protein: MKKKRTKKRLTDELSVRRFLIKMKLPLFLLMILFLSVNTVAFSQTAKISVNFTETPLSEVFAELGKQAKMVFLYDHKLVESKGKVSVKADNQELEKVLKEFLPALGLTYVFEDSVVVIRKAPVDRPLKAVRMITGVVTDETGQPLPGVHVVIKGSHKGVATDVNGKFNVAVEDGTKPVFVLSFVGMEPQELKVSEKDNYKVVLTAKLQKFDDVIVTGYQTISRERSAGSYSRVSGEEVSKKANLTGNILETLEGLTPGLSVNYGTGEDKFLIRGTTSINSSTEPLIVVDGVALEEGNIEELINSNDIESVTFLKDATSASIWGARAANGVIVITTKSGKTGDHRLKITYDGSFTYKGLPDFGYRGLMSSEQLIQSAKEIFDPEAYPWATVTTKNGGALVYPHEIPLYQYANGEIDEIERDRQLDALAKLNNRSQIEKYLLQPALFTKHTVSFSGAANDIYSIYGSVGYEYNQSTERANTNKIMLNFKHNIQLKKWLKIDLTTNLSVQNVKTGLMPAYTNENTILPYEMLADEEGNPIDHSHTVFYKDYQDELETKSLLDLSYVPLDDMKEGFNKSKSVNGRVNLGIAINLIKGLKYEGRFQYQQNYSKSELFYSQNSSLVRIELARYTKPANPPSTTAPTYYLPTTGGRYTLANIDGMNWTIRNQFNYDRVFGKDKQQITAIAGMEIQSGVSTSNSNTRRGYDPQSQTYQAYDEKELATNGVSGAVYSNFGTPRNTLVTKMFSQSETEKRFVSFYSNVAYTYNSKYTLNGSIRVDQSNLYGSDPSVQFKPIWSVGVAWNLKRESFMDQVDFLNRLDFRFSYGLGGNSPKPGKGGPYNLLNAKASTMFAGLGIGYDIMYPANDKIHWERTRTINGGIDVAMFNNRITASIDVYHKLTTELLATKPTDQTLGWESFYTNFGDMKNQGFEVSLRTKNIFTRNFSWSTVLTMTNNRNKVLKLNLDGAMTAGKKVYMDYIEGYAGNSLFAYRWAGLSEEGNPQVYNAEGQIISDYQDESLTEDAVKFMGVTQPKWYGALTNNFSYKGFDFSFMLVYNFGHKMRRDVNNFWYGRLARNVSKKFLDRWREPGDEKYTDVPKYVSKTVENKTKSRDITFYELADINVLDASYVKLRDITLSYSLPKSLCDKLFMDKITLRAQASNLFLIAANNDGIDPEYHHYRSGLRGTKYGPSWSFGLTINFK, from the coding sequence ATGAAAAAAAAGCGAACCAAGAAAAGGTTGACGGATGAATTGAGTGTCCGGAGATTTTTAATTAAAATGAAATTGCCACTTTTTTTATTGATGATTTTATTTTTATCAGTAAATACAGTTGCTTTTTCCCAGACAGCTAAAATTTCAGTTAATTTCACGGAAACTCCACTTTCAGAAGTTTTTGCAGAATTGGGAAAACAGGCTAAAATGGTTTTCTTGTACGACCATAAGTTGGTTGAATCTAAAGGAAAAGTTTCTGTAAAGGCTGATAATCAGGAATTAGAAAAAGTATTAAAAGAATTTTTACCTGCATTGGGATTGACTTATGTTTTCGAAGATAGCGTTGTTGTTATTCGGAAAGCTCCTGTTGATCGTCCCTTGAAAGCGGTGAGAATGATTACAGGTGTGGTAACGGATGAAACCGGGCAACCCTTACCGGGTGTTCACGTTGTTATTAAAGGTTCACATAAAGGTGTTGCAACGGATGTTAACGGGAAGTTTAATGTTGCAGTTGAAGATGGTACGAAACCGGTATTTGTTCTTTCGTTTGTGGGGATGGAGCCACAGGAATTGAAAGTTTCGGAAAAAGATAACTATAAAGTTGTCTTAACTGCTAAATTGCAAAAATTTGATGATGTAATAGTGACTGGTTACCAGACTATTTCCAGGGAAAGAAGTGCGGGTTCATATTCGAGGGTTTCAGGTGAAGAAGTGTCCAAAAAAGCGAATCTAACGGGGAATATTCTTGAAACTCTTGAGGGACTTACTCCCGGATTAAGCGTGAATTACGGAACGGGAGAAGACAAATTCCTGATCCGGGGAACCACTTCGATCAACTCGTCAACCGAACCACTTATCGTGGTTGATGGGGTTGCATTAGAGGAAGGAAATATTGAAGAACTTATAAACAGTAACGATATAGAGAGCGTGACCTTCCTTAAAGATGCGACTTCTGCTTCAATTTGGGGGGCGAGAGCCGCAAATGGGGTAATCGTGATAACTACGAAATCGGGGAAAACCGGGGATCATCGTTTAAAAATCACTTATGATGGTTCATTTACCTACAAGGGACTTCCTGATTTTGGATATAGGGGACTTATGAGTAGTGAACAGCTCATCCAATCTGCAAAGGAGATTTTTGATCCGGAAGCTTATCCGTGGGCTACGGTAACAACCAAAAATGGGGGAGCTTTGGTCTATCCGCATGAAATACCGTTATATCAGTATGCTAATGGTGAGATAGATGAGATTGAACGGGATCGGCAGCTTGATGCATTAGCCAAGTTGAATAATCGTTCACAAATTGAAAAATATTTATTGCAGCCGGCTTTATTCACGAAACATACGGTATCATTTTCGGGTGCAGCCAATGATATTTATTCCATCTATGGATCGGTTGGTTACGAGTACAACCAAAGTACCGAACGGGCGAATACCAACAAGATCATGCTCAATTTTAAGCATAATATACAGTTGAAAAAATGGTTGAAAATTGACTTGACAACGAATCTTTCCGTGCAGAATGTAAAAACAGGTCTCATGCCGGCATACACGAATGAAAATACGATTTTACCTTATGAGATGTTGGCAGATGAAGAAGGGAACCCAATTGACCATTCCCACACGGTTTTTTATAAAGATTATCAAGATGAGCTTGAAACAAAGAGTCTTCTTGATTTGAGTTATGTCCCCTTGGATGATATGAAAGAAGGGTTTAATAAGTCAAAATCAGTGAATGGTCGTGTAAATTTGGGAATAGCTATCAATTTGATCAAGGGATTAAAATATGAGGGACGTTTCCAGTACCAGCAAAATTATAGCAAGAGCGAGTTATTTTACAGTCAAAATTCGTCGCTAGTCAGAATAGAGTTAGCAAGATACACAAAACCGGCTAATCCGCCTTCTACCACGGCTCCGACTTATTATCTTCCCACTACCGGAGGCCGATATACCCTTGCTAATATTGACGGGATGAACTGGACGATTCGAAATCAGTTCAATTATGACCGTGTTTTCGGTAAGGATAAGCAACAAATAACGGCGATTGCCGGTATGGAAATACAGTCGGGAGTATCTACGTCCAATTCGAATACACGACGGGGATATGATCCGCAATCGCAAACTTACCAAGCGTATGACGAAAAGGAACTTGCCACAAATGGAGTTTCAGGTGCGGTGTACAGTAATTTCGGGACACCCCGTAATACATTGGTAACGAAAATGTTTTCTCAGAGTGAAACGGAAAAACGGTTTGTTTCTTTTTATTCGAATGTTGCCTATACTTACAATAGCAAATATACTTTAAACGGCAGTATTCGAGTGGATCAGTCAAATTTATACGGAAGTGATCCTAGTGTCCAGTTTAAACCCATTTGGTCTGTTGGTGTGGCTTGGAACTTGAAGAGGGAAAGTTTTATGGATCAGGTTGATTTCCTGAATCGTCTGGATTTCCGGTTTAGTTATGGTTTGGGAGGAAATTCCCCTAAACCGGGTAAAGGAGGCCCTTATAATCTGTTGAATGCAAAGGCCAGTACGATGTTTGCAGGATTGGGTATAGGTTATGACATCATGTATCCGGCAAATGATAAGATTCATTGGGAAAGAACTCGGACTATAAATGGTGGGATAGATGTGGCCATGTTCAATAATCGGATTACCGCATCAATAGACGTGTACCATAAATTGACAACAGAATTGTTAGCAACAAAGCCGACCGATCAGACGCTGGGGTGGGAGAGTTTTTATACTAATTTCGGAGATATGAAAAATCAGGGATTTGAAGTATCTCTTAGGACGAAGAATATTTTTACACGGAATTTTAGTTGGTCAACCGTGCTGACAATGACGAATAACCGTAATAAAGTTCTGAAACTCAATCTTGATGGTGCAATGACCGCGGGTAAAAAAGTGTACATGGATTATATTGAAGGTTATGCAGGTAATAGCTTGTTTGCATATCGGTGGGCAGGTTTGAGTGAGGAAGGAAACCCTCAGGTTTACAACGCAGAAGGACAAATAATCAGTGATTATCAAGATGAATCTTTGACCGAGGATGCCGTGAAGTTTATGGGTGTCACTCAGCCGAAATGGTATGGTGCATTGACGAACAACTTTTCTTACAAGGGATTTGATTTTTCGTTTATGCTCGTATATAATTTTGGTCACAAGATGCGTCGTGATGTAAATAATTTTTGGTACGGGCGACTGGCACGTAATGTAAGCAAGAAGTTTTTGGACCGTTGGCGGGAACCCGGTGATGAGAAATACACGGATGTACCGAAATATGTTTCTAAAACGGTTGAAAATAAAACGAAGTCACGGGACATTACTTTTTACGAATTAGCGGATATTAATGTCTTGGATGCTTCCTATGTTAAGTTACGGGATATTACATTATCCTACTCTCTGCCTAAAAGTTTGTGTGATAAACTATTCATGGATAAAATAACGTTACGGGCACAAGCCTCTAATTTATTCTTGATAGCGGCAAATAATGATGGGATAGACCCTGAATATCACCATTACAGAAGTGGCTTACGCGGGACAAAATACGGTCCATCGTGGTCATTTGGGCTTACTATTAATTTTAAATAA